Proteins encoded in a region of the Benincasa hispida cultivar B227 chromosome 2, ASM972705v1, whole genome shotgun sequence genome:
- the LOC120071754 gene encoding glucan endo-1,3-beta-glucosidase 13-like, which yields MGKRAGFNLIFIGILLFFIVLGHCQGSNVGVCYGRNADDLPTPNKVAQLVKLHNIKYIRIYDSNIQVLKAFANTGVELMIGIPNSDLLPFAQFQSNVDTWLKNSILPYYPATKITYITVGAEVTESPNNVSALVVPAMNNVLTGLKKAGLHKKIKVSSTHSLGVLSRSFPPSVGAFSSNYASFLKPLLEFLAENQSPFMINIYPYYAYRESPNNVSLDYALFESSSEVIDPNTGLLYTNMFDAQIDALYFALMALNFRTIRVMVTETGWPSKGSPKETSATPDNAQTYNTNLIRHVINNTGTPARPGEPLDVYIFSLFNENRKPGLDSERNWGLFYPDQTSVYNLDFTGKSVVDMTAQANSTASNGTAWCIASSKASDMDLQNALDWACGSGNVDCTAIQPSQPCFEPDTLVSHASYAFNSYFQQNGATDVACGFGGNGVKVNQDPSYDNCLYATTGKNKTISSSNTTAISSTSPSSSSRIEVSAGLLIMLAFISFLFEKFMMGFS from the exons ATGGGGAAAAGGGCTGGATTTAATCTCATTTTTATTGGGATTTTACTGTTCTTCATAGTTTTGG GCCATTGCCAGGGAAGTAATGTTGGAGTTTGTTATGGAAGGAACGCAGATGACCTCCCAACACCTAATAAAGTGGCTCAGCTAGTCAAACTTCATAACATCAAATATATTAGAATTTATGATTCGAATATTCAGGTTCTCAAGGCCTTTGCTAACACTGGTGTTGAACTTATGATTGGGATTCCGAATTCAGATTTGCTGCCATTCGCTCAGTTCCAGTCAAATGTAGACACCTGGCTTAAGAATAGCATACTTCCTTACTACCCTGCTACGAAAATAACTTACATCACGGTTGGTGCTGAGGTCACAGAGAGCCCCAACAATGTGTCTGCGTTGGTGGTTCCTGCCATGAATAATGTACTCACTGGTCTCAAAAAGGCTGGTTTGCACAAGAAGATTAAAGTTTCTAGCACTCATTCTCTCGGAGTTTTGTCTCGGTCATTTCCTCCCTCAGTTGGGGCTTTTAGTAGTAACTATGCATCTTTCCTGAAACCATTGTTGGAGTTTCTTGCTGAGAACCAGTCTCCCTTTATGATCAATATTTATCCTTATTATGCATACAGAGAATCCCCCAACAATGTGTCATTGGATTATGCTCTTTTCGAGTCATCATCTGAGGTTATTGACCCAAACACTGGTCTGCTTTACACAAACATGTTTGATGCTCAGATTGATGCTCTTTATTTTGCTTTGATGGCCCTAAATTTTCGAACAATTAGAGTGATGGTCACAGAAACAGGTTGGCCATCCAAAGGGTCACCAAAGGAGACATCTGCGACTCCCGACAATGCTCAAACTTACAACACAAATCTTATCCGCCATGTTATCAATAACACAGGGACACCTGCAAGGCCTGGGGAGCCACTAGATGTATATATCTTCTCTTTGTTCAACGAAAACAGGAAGCCGGGGTTGGATTCTGAAAGGAACTGGGGATTATTCTATCCTGATCAGACCAGCGTCTACAACTTGGATTTCACAGGAAAGAGTGTGGTAGACATGACTGCACAGGCAAATAGCACCGCGTCTAATGGAACAGCCTGGTGCATTGCTTCAAGCAAGGCATCCGACATGGACTTGCAAAATGCCTTAGATTGGGCTTGTGGTTCGGGGAATGTCGATTGCACAGCCATTCAGCCAAGCCAGCCTTGTTTTGAGCCAGATACCCTGGTTTCCCATGCATCTTATGCATTCAATAGCTATTTCCAGCAAAATGGAGCTACTGATGTTGCTTGTGGTTTTGGAGGGAATGGAGTTAAAGTTAACCAGGACCCAA GCTATGATAATTGCTTGTATGCAACTACTGG GAAGAACAAGACGATTTCTTCCAGCAACACTACAGCAATATCCTCAACTTcgccatcttcttcttcaaggaTTGAAGTTTCTGCTGGTCTATTAATTATGTTGGCTTTCATATCATTTCTTTTTGAAAAGTTCATGATGGGGTTTAGCTAA